A stretch of the Oceanicola sp. D3 genome encodes the following:
- a CDS encoding NUMOD1 domain-containing DNA-binding protein, producing the protein MSHATVSAAHATGRLAQCGLGQGKGLRRSVMPVRIRGRVYTSVRSAARALKVSESTIRNAVAKGREDFVAAPASMKTRRGTPVNIAGVEFPSMRSAALALGLKPTYIRTVKARGSCQQRLLAAAMAYLARQEAA; encoded by the coding sequence GTGAGCCATGCCACGGTTTCGGCTGCACATGCCACCGGCAGACTTGCGCAATGCGGGTTAGGACAGGGCAAGGGGCTTCGGCGCTCCGTCATGCCGGTGCGGATCCGAGGTCGGGTCTATACGTCGGTGCGGAGCGCCGCGCGCGCGCTCAAAGTCAGCGAGTCCACCATACGCAACGCGGTTGCGAAAGGTCGTGAAGACTTCGTGGCCGCGCCTGCTTCGATGAAAACTCGGCGCGGCACCCCGGTTAATATCGCCGGAGTGGAGTTCCCCTCGATGCGATCAGCGGCCTTGGCGCTGGGGCTGAAGCCAACTTACATCCGCACGGTCAAGGCGCGTGGCAGTTGCCAGCAGCGCTTGCTCGCTGCTGCAATGGCTTACTTGGCCCGTCAGGAGGCTGCATGA
- a CDS encoding helix-turn-helix domain-containing protein produces MNPLDTRLVGQRLVALRDYHNLKQGEFADSVGIDRSSYSKIENGTKPLKAEMAYEIAEKWGVSMDFLYRGRLTELPKRLADMLMTNRTKGDL; encoded by the coding sequence ATGAACCCCCTCGACACACGCCTAGTCGGACAGCGGCTTGTGGCACTGAGAGACTACCACAACCTCAAGCAGGGCGAGTTCGCGGATTCGGTCGGGATCGATCGCTCCAGCTATTCCAAAATCGAGAACGGAACCAAACCCCTCAAGGCCGAGATGGCCTATGAAATCGCAGAGAAGTGGGGTGTATCTATGGACTTCCTTTATCGCGGTCGCCTGACAGAACTCCCAAAAAGACTTGCCGATATGCTCATGACGAACCGCACCAAGGGCGATCTATAA
- a CDS encoding DUF2303 family protein: protein MPKKNDETASYPAEAEAKAAFDATLTAARLADPVIPGEHGVRHCILPEGYTAHDISDRYALPPRIQQRVQVDDADSLTTYANRFSDERSLIVADLDKLQIHAELDWHRHNQSSEGSLDAQATKHTATLQLRNSEEFARWSEIEGKLLDQMAFAEFLDENSSDIVDPDPAVMLEVARDLEATQGVSFKASTRLQTGERSLRYETETHTKGDLVVPQRFTLSIPLFFGEEPSEIVASFRFRPNPDGLKLGFVWRRVECVRQAKFRDIAFRVSEHTGLPVVQGRRA, encoded by the coding sequence ATGCCCAAGAAAAACGACGAAACCGCCAGCTACCCGGCAGAAGCCGAGGCCAAAGCGGCTTTTGACGCCACCCTGACAGCGGCTCGCTTGGCTGATCCCGTCATTCCCGGCGAGCACGGTGTCCGTCACTGCATCCTTCCGGAAGGATATACCGCACACGACATCTCGGATCGCTACGCGCTGCCCCCCCGCATCCAGCAGCGCGTGCAGGTGGACGATGCTGACTCGCTGACCACCTATGCGAACCGGTTCTCCGACGAGCGCTCACTGATCGTCGCGGACCTAGACAAGCTCCAGATACACGCGGAGCTGGACTGGCATCGCCACAACCAGTCGAGCGAGGGTTCACTGGACGCTCAGGCGACCAAGCACACCGCCACCCTCCAACTGCGCAATTCGGAGGAGTTCGCCCGTTGGTCGGAGATCGAGGGCAAGCTGCTAGACCAGATGGCCTTTGCCGAGTTCCTCGACGAAAACTCGTCCGACATCGTGGATCCCGATCCAGCCGTGATGCTGGAGGTCGCCCGGGATCTCGAAGCGACCCAGGGCGTCAGCTTCAAGGCGAGCACCCGCTTGCAGACGGGCGAGCGGTCCCTGCGCTACGAGACCGAAACACACACCAAGGGTGACCTGGTGGTACCGCAGCGCTTCACCCTCTCCATCCCGCTGTTCTTCGGCGAGGAACCCTCCGAGATCGTCGCCTCTTTCCGTTTCCGGCCGAACCCAGACGGGCTGAAGCTTGGTTTTGTGTGGCGTCGGGTCGAGTGCGTGCGCCAGGCCAAGTTCCGCGATATCGCATTCCGGGTCTCGGAGCACACCGGTCTGCCGGTTGTGCAAGGCCGCCGGGCCTAA